In Flavobacteriaceae bacterium, the following proteins share a genomic window:
- a CDS encoding methionine adenosyltransferase, with translation MAYLFTSESVSEGHPDKVADQVSDALIDNFLAFDKDSKVACETLVTTGQVVLAGEVKSKTYLDVQKIARETINKIGYTKSEYMFDGNSCGVFSAIHEQSDDINRGVDRDTKEEQGAGDQGMMFGYATKETENYMPLALDLAHRILIELADLRRENSDIAYLRPDSKSQVTIEYSDDNIPQRIDAIVVSTQHDDFDNDEAMLTKIRKDIIEILIPRVVAKLPEHIQVLFNNDITYHINPTGKFVIGGPHGDTGLTGRKIIVDTYGGKGAHGGGAFSGKDPSKVDRSAAYATRHIAKNLVAAGVCDEVLVQVSYAIGVVEPMGIFIDTYGTCSFNMTDGEIAEKVSEVFDMRPASIEDRLKLRQPMYSETAAYGHMGRENEMVSKTFTQPNGEPKTMNVELFTWEKLDYVDKVKAAFNI, from the coding sequence ATGGCATATTTATTTACTTCAGAAAGTGTTTCTGAAGGACATCCAGATAAAGTAGCAGATCAAGTTAGTGATGCTTTAATTGACAATTTTTTAGCATTTGATAAAGACTCTAAAGTAGCTTGCGAAACTCTAGTAACTACAGGACAAGTTGTGCTTGCTGGAGAAGTAAAATCAAAAACTTATTTAGATGTTCAAAAAATAGCAAGAGAAACTATTAATAAGATTGGATATACAAAGAGTGAGTATATGTTTGATGGTAATTCTTGTGGTGTGTTTTCTGCAATACACGAACAATCGGACGATATAAACAGAGGTGTAGATAGAGATACTAAAGAAGAACAAGGTGCAGGAGATCAAGGTATGATGTTTGGCTATGCGACAAAAGAAACTGAAAACTATATGCCTTTAGCTTTAGATTTAGCGCATCGTATTTTAATTGAACTTGCAGATTTACGAAGAGAGAATAGTGATATTGCGTATTTAAGGCCAGATTCAAAAAGTCAAGTAACTATTGAATATAGCGATGATAATATACCTCAGCGTATTGATGCTATTGTAGTATCTACACAGCATGATGATTTTGACAATGACGAAGCAATGCTCACTAAAATAAGGAAAGATATTATTGAGATCTTAATTCCTAGGGTTGTTGCTAAATTACCAGAACACATACAGGTATTATTTAATAATGATATTACTTATCACATAAATCCAACCGGAAAATTTGTAATTGGTGGACCTCATGGAGATACTGGTTTAACTGGCCGTAAAATTATAGTAGATACTTATGGTGGGAAAGGTGCTCATGGTGGTGGTGCATTTTCTGGAAAAGATCCAAGTAAAGTAGATAGAAGTGCTGCTTATGCAACACGACATATTGCTAAAAATTTAGTTGCTGCTGGTGTTTGTGATGAAGTTTTGGTTCAGGTTTCCTATGCTATTGGAGTTGTTGAGCCAATGGGAATCTTTATTGACACTTATGGAACCTGCTCGTTTAACATGACCGATGGTGAAATTGCAGAAAAAGTATCTGAAGTTTTTGATATGCGTCCAGCTTCAATTGAAGATAGATTAAAGTTGCGTCAACCAATGTATAGTGAAACTGCTGCTTATGGTCATATGGGGCGTGAAAATGAAATGGTATCTAAAACGTTTACTCAACCTAATGGAGAACCAAAGACTATGAATGTTGAGTTATTTACTTGGGAGAAATTAGATTATGTTGATAAAGTAAAAGCAGCATTTAATATATAG
- a CDS encoding alpha/beta fold hydrolase has translation MKSKLQYIQISDFFTQNQTHFTELTLSYQLFGQPLGDAPVVLVNHALTGNSNVTGKNGWWSELIGEEKVIDTNVYTIIVFNIPGNGYDGFLIENYKDFVAADIAKLFLLGLEALKIKKLYAIIGASLGGGLSWEIVVQHPNITEHLIPIASDWKSTDWLIANCRVQEQFLENSKKPVHDARMHAMLCYRSPQSFKQKFQRSINDKLKIFNIESWLLHHGEKLQERFQLSAYKLMNQLLKTIDITKGEYNDLEVLKTITSKIHIIAVDSDVFFSAEENKETYESLKYIHPDVTYNEIVSPHGHDAFLIEYEKLNNILKEIFNPVKINKNEQIKA, from the coding sequence GTGAAAAGTAAATTACAATACATACAGATTTCAGATTTTTTTACACAAAATCAAACTCATTTTACTGAGCTTACACTTAGCTATCAGCTATTTGGACAACCTTTAGGAGATGCCCCTGTAGTTTTAGTTAATCATGCATTAACAGGTAATAGTAATGTGACTGGTAAGAATGGGTGGTGGTCAGAACTAATTGGAGAAGAAAAAGTTATAGATACTAATGTTTATACTATTATCGTATTTAACATTCCTGGAAATGGATATGATGGATTTTTAATTGAGAATTATAAAGATTTTGTTGCTGCAGATATCGCAAAACTTTTTCTATTAGGATTAGAAGCACTTAAAATTAAAAAACTATACGCTATTATTGGTGCATCACTAGGTGGTGGACTATCTTGGGAAATAGTAGTGCAACACCCAAATATTACAGAACATTTAATCCCTATCGCTTCTGATTGGAAATCTACAGATTGGCTTATAGCTAATTGCCGTGTTCAAGAACAGTTTTTAGAAAACTCAAAAAAACCAGTACACGATGCGCGCATGCATGCAATGTTATGTTATCGATCTCCACAATCGTTTAAACAGAAATTTCAACGTAGCATTAATGATAAATTAAAGATATTTAATATAGAAAGTTGGCTGTTACATCATGGTGAAAAATTGCAAGAACGTTTTCAACTTTCAGCATATAAATTAATGAATCAATTATTAAAAACAATTGATATTACTAAGGGGGAATATAATGATTTGGAAGTATTAAAAACAATAACTTCAAAAATTCACATTATTGCAGTAGACTCTGATGTCTTTTTTTCAGCAGAAGAAAATAAAGAAACCTATGAATCTTTAAAATATATTCATCCTGATGTAACTTATAATGAGATTGTATCGCCACATGGGCATGATGCATTTTTAATAGAATACGAAAAGTTAAACAACATATTAAAAGAAATTTTTAATCCAGTTAAAATAAATAAAAATGAGCAAATTAAAGCTTAA
- a CDS encoding aminotransferase class I/II-fold pyridoxal phosphate-dependent enzyme, with protein MSYQLETEAIRTQTERTQFLEHTSPLYLSSSFIFEDAEDMRASFTEEKDRNIYSRFSNPNTTEFVEKMCKLEGAESGYAFATGMAAIFSTFAALLDSGDHIVSARSVFGSTHTLFTKYLPKWNITTSYFKVDDEIAKIEALITSKTKILYAESPTNPAVDILDLEVLGGIAKKHNLILIIDNCFATPYLQQPIKFGADLVVHSATKLIDGQGRVLGGVAVGREDLIREIYLFSRNTGPALSPFNAWVLSKSLETLHVRVDKHCENAFKVAGFLENHSQVNWVKYPFLKSHPQYEVAKKQMKLGGNIIAFEVKGGIEAGRKFLNAIKLCSLSANLGDARSIVTHPASTTHSKLSKEDRLEVSITDGLVRVSIGLEHTEDIIKDLNQALIISGE; from the coding sequence ATGAGTTATCAATTAGAAACAGAAGCAATTCGAACACAAACTGAGCGTACACAATTCTTAGAACACACAAGCCCATTATACTTGTCATCAAGTTTTATATTTGAAGATGCTGAAGACATGAGAGCATCTTTTACAGAAGAAAAAGATCGCAATATTTATAGTAGGTTTTCAAACCCAAATACTACTGAGTTTGTTGAAAAAATGTGTAAACTTGAAGGTGCAGAAAGTGGTTATGCATTTGCGACAGGAATGGCCGCTATATTTTCGACATTTGCAGCGTTATTAGATAGTGGTGATCATATTGTTTCCGCACGCTCTGTATTTGGGTCAACACATACTTTATTTACAAAATATCTCCCCAAATGGAATATTACGACTAGCTATTTTAAAGTAGATGACGAGATTGCTAAAATTGAAGCTTTAATTACTTCAAAAACAAAAATATTATATGCTGAATCACCTACAAATCCAGCTGTAGATATTCTAGATTTAGAAGTTCTAGGAGGAATTGCAAAAAAGCATAACCTTATTTTAATTATTGATAATTGTTTTGCTACGCCTTATCTACAACAACCTATAAAATTTGGAGCTGACCTTGTAGTGCATTCGGCAACAAAGCTTATTGATGGTCAAGGTCGTGTTTTAGGAGGTGTTGCAGTTGGAAGAGAAGATTTAATACGAGAAATCTATTTGTTTTCAAGAAATACAGGTCCTGCATTATCACCATTTAATGCTTGGGTACTTTCTAAAAGTTTAGAAACATTACATGTGAGAGTAGATAAACACTGCGAGAATGCATTTAAAGTAGCAGGATTTTTAGAAAACCATTCGCAAGTAAATTGGGTAAAGTATCCGTTTTTAAAATCACACCCACAATATGAAGTTGCAAAAAAGCAAATGAAATTGGGAGGTAATATTATCGCTTTTGAAGTAAAAGGAGGTATTGAAGCGGGCCGTAAATTTTTAAATGCTATAAAACTTTGTTCACTATCTGCTAATTTAGGAGATGCTAGAAGTATTGTAACACATCCAGCATCCACAACACATAGCAAATTATCTAAAGAAGATCGATTGGAAGTTAGTATTACAGATGGATTAGTTAGAGTGTCTATTGGTTTAGAACATACAGAAGACATTATTAAGGACTTAAATCAAGCATTAATTATAAGTGGGGAATAA
- a CDS encoding Rrf2 family transcriptional regulator has protein sequence MLSKKTKYGLKALAHIAKSENDIPVAIGTIAKNENIPQKFLESILLTLRKSGFLGSKKGKLGGYYLIKQPSEILMADIMRVLEGPIAMVPCVSLNFYEKCDDCPDETACSVHKLMIQVRDNTLKVLRNTTLEDLASK, from the coding sequence ATGCTTTCTAAGAAAACAAAATATGGATTAAAAGCACTTGCTCATATTGCTAAAAGCGAGAATGATATTCCAGTAGCTATTGGGACAATTGCAAAAAATGAAAATATTCCACAAAAGTTTTTAGAAAGTATACTACTTACCTTGAGGAAATCAGGATTTTTAGGCTCTAAAAAAGGAAAATTAGGAGGGTATTATTTAATAAAACAACCTTCAGAAATTTTAATGGCAGATATTATGCGCGTTTTAGAAGGACCAATAGCAATGGTGCCATGTGTAAGTCTTAATTTTTATGAAAAATGCGATGATTGTCCAGATGAAACAGCTTGCAGTGTTCATAAATTAATGATTCAAGTGAGAGATAATACGCTAAAAGTATTGCGAAATACTACACTTGAAGACCTCGCTAGCAAATAA
- a CDS encoding DUF2061 domain-containing protein has product MIGQVLTNSKAKEASTYEKDKVSEKPLRSLVKSISWRIVGTLDTVLISWFITGKLDLAFTIGSIELVTKMVLYFFHERLWNSIKWGK; this is encoded by the coding sequence ATGATAGGACAAGTATTAACAAATTCTAAAGCTAAAGAAGCTTCAACATACGAAAAAGACAAAGTTTCAGAGAAACCTCTAAGAAGCTTGGTTAAATCTATAAGTTGGAGAATTGTAGGCACCTTAGATACAGTGTTAATCTCTTGGTTTATTACTGGTAAGTTAGATTTAGCATTTACAATTGGCTCTATAGAATTAGTGACAAAAATGGTACTCTATTTTTTTCATGAACGTTTATGGAACAGCATTAAATGGGGAAAATAA
- a CDS encoding phosphoadenylylsulfate reductase yields the protein MIKEKEIQALNQKLRNASPKAIIEVALNVNAKSVITTNFRPYEAAILHAVSNVDSEISVIWCDTGYNTRQTYKHANELIENLKLNVSLYVPKQTTAHRDVTMGIPNIDDPMHKEFTEQVKLEPFRRAMNTHQPNIWFTNLRKGQTAFRDSIDIFSLGSDGILKVSPFYHWSDNDLDVYLEEHNLPNEFKYFDPTKVLDNRECGIHA from the coding sequence ATGATAAAAGAAAAAGAAATACAAGCATTAAACCAAAAATTAAGAAATGCTAGCCCTAAAGCAATTATAGAAGTCGCTTTAAATGTTAATGCTAAATCTGTTATTACTACTAATTTTAGACCTTATGAAGCTGCTATACTGCATGCCGTTAGTAATGTTGATTCTGAAATATCAGTAATATGGTGCGATACAGGTTATAACACAAGACAAACTTATAAACATGCGAATGAATTGATAGAAAACTTAAAGCTTAATGTATCCTTATATGTGCCTAAGCAAACTACAGCACATCGCGATGTTACTATGGGAATTCCCAATATTGATGACCCAATGCATAAAGAATTTACTGAACAAGTAAAATTAGAACCATTTAGAAGAGCAATGAATACTCATCAACCAAATATATGGTTTACCAATTTAAGGAAAGGGCAAACAGCGTTTAGAGATAGCATAGATATTTTTAGTTTAGGTTCGGATGGTATTTTAAAAGTAAGCCCTTTTTATCATTGGTCAGATAATGATTTAGATGTGTATTTAGAAGAACATAATTTGCCTAATGAATTTAAATATTTTGACCCAACAAAAGTATTAGATAATAGAGAGTGTGGTATACACGCATAA
- the cysD gene encoding sulfate adenylyltransferase subunit CysD yields MNNNISTAHINPLENESIYIFREVAAQFEKPVLLFSGGKDSITLVRLAQKAFYPAKIPFPLMHIDTGHNFPETIEFRDKLVKELGLELIVRNVQDSIDAGKVKEESGKYSSRNSLQTTTLLDAIEEFKFDACIGGARRDEEKARAKERIFSVRDDFGQWDEKNQRPELFDMLNGQIELGQNVRVFPISNWTELDVWSYIEKENIEIPSIYFAHKRKVFLRDGLIWSHSEYVYQEEDEQVEELMVRFRTVGDMSCTAAVLSDAVDISTVVQEIRDSSISERGARIDDKRSEAAMEKRKQQGYF; encoded by the coding sequence ATGAATAATAATATATCTACAGCACATATAAATCCATTAGAAAACGAAAGCATTTATATTTTTAGAGAAGTAGCAGCACAGTTTGAAAAACCTGTACTATTGTTTTCCGGAGGTAAAGATTCAATTACATTAGTGCGTCTAGCACAGAAAGCATTTTATCCAGCTAAGATTCCATTTCCTTTAATGCATATAGATACGGGGCATAACTTTCCTGAAACTATTGAATTTAGAGATAAACTAGTAAAAGAATTAGGCCTAGAACTTATTGTAAGAAATGTTCAAGATTCTATTGATGCTGGGAAAGTAAAAGAAGAATCAGGGAAGTATTCAAGCCGGAATTCATTACAAACTACGACGCTTTTAGATGCCATCGAAGAATTTAAATTTGATGCTTGTATTGGTGGCGCAAGACGAGATGAAGAAAAAGCAAGAGCAAAGGAACGTATTTTTTCTGTTCGTGATGATTTTGGACAATGGGATGAGAAAAATCAACGCCCAGAATTATTTGATATGCTTAACGGGCAAATAGAATTAGGACAAAACGTGCGTGTCTTTCCAATTTCTAACTGGACAGAATTAGATGTTTGGTCCTATATCGAAAAAGAAAATATCGAAATTCCCTCAATCTATTTTGCACATAAACGCAAAGTGTTTTTAAGAGACGGATTAATCTGGTCGCATTCAGAATATGTATATCAAGAAGAAGATGAACAAGTAGAAGAGCTGATGGTGCGTTTTAGAACTGTTGGAGATATGAGTTGTACTGCAGCTGTATTATCTGATGCAGTAGATATTTCTACGGTAGTACAAGAAATTAGAGATTCCAGTATTTCAGAACGTGGTGCACGTATTGATGATAAACGTTCAGAAGCAGCGATGGAAAAACGTAAACAACAAGGGTATTTTTAA
- a CDS encoding sulfate adenylyltransferase — translation MEVLKIATAGSVDDGKSTLIGRILYDTKSLTTDKLEAIEKTSKQKGYDYLDFSLATDGLVAEREQGITIDVAHIYFSTATKSYIIADTPGHVEYTRNMVTGASTSQAAIILIDARKGVIEQTNRHFFINNLLRIKTVIVAVNKMDLVNYSEERYNEIKADFEALMSKRDYQDQKIVFVPVSALKGDNVVNKTKEMPWYSGQPLLEYLEAIQQKDIFNIGTPRFPIQYVVRPKTDDFHDFRGYAGKVYGGELNVGDDVVVLPSQTKSKIKDIYFYNQKYQTASRRSSVTITLEDDINVSRGDMIVRDGDLPTIDKQFTATICWMDASQLTSGGKYVVQHGINKVLAKVDAIHHKINPDYSGIDSDVSELKVNDIASVTFKLNKPIFHDAFKNHRTNGSFILIDTQTNNTVGAGFIQ, via the coding sequence ATGGAAGTTTTAAAAATAGCAACAGCCGGAAGTGTAGATGATGGAAAGAGTACGTTAATAGGACGAATTCTTTATGATACAAAATCTTTAACTACTGATAAACTAGAGGCAATTGAAAAAACCAGTAAACAAAAAGGGTATGATTATTTGGATTTCTCTTTAGCTACGGATGGTTTAGTGGCAGAGAGAGAGCAGGGTATTACTATAGATGTAGCTCATATTTATTTTTCGACAGCAACAAAAAGTTATATTATAGCAGATACTCCAGGTCATGTAGAATATACACGTAATATGGTAACTGGAGCATCAACTTCGCAAGCTGCAATTATTTTAATTGATGCCAGAAAAGGTGTGATTGAACAAACTAACCGTCATTTCTTTATCAATAATCTGTTGAGAATTAAAACAGTAATTGTAGCTGTAAATAAAATGGATTTGGTGAATTATTCAGAAGAGCGATATAATGAAATCAAAGCAGATTTTGAAGCTTTAATGAGTAAGCGTGATTATCAAGATCAGAAAATAGTATTTGTTCCAGTAAGCGCTTTGAAAGGTGATAATGTAGTTAATAAAACTAAAGAAATGCCTTGGTATAGCGGACAACCGTTATTAGAATATTTAGAAGCAATACAACAAAAAGATATTTTTAATATAGGAACTCCGAGGTTCCCCATACAATATGTAGTACGACCTAAAACAGATGATTTTCATGACTTTAGAGGGTATGCAGGTAAAGTTTACGGAGGAGAATTAAATGTAGGTGACGATGTGGTAGTATTACCATCACAAACAAAATCTAAAATTAAAGATATTTATTTCTATAATCAAAAATATCAAACTGCATCAAGACGCTCATCAGTAACAATTACGTTAGAAGACGATATTAATGTAAGTAGAGGAGATATGATTGTGAGAGATGGCGATTTACCAACGATAGATAAACAATTTACAGCAACAATTTGTTGGATGGACGCTTCGCAATTAACTTCTGGAGGAAAATATGTAGTGCAACATGGTATAAATAAAGTATTGGCCAAAGTTGATGCTATTCATCATAAAATAAACCCTGATTACTCAGGAATAGATTCAGATGTTTCTGAATTAAAAGTAAACGATATCGCTTCGGTAACGTTTAAATTAAACAAACCAATATTTCATGACGCATTTAAAAATCACAGAACTAATGGGTCATTTATTTTAATTGATACTCAAACAAATAACACCGTAGGTGCTGGTTTCATACAATAA
- a CDS encoding HEPN domain-containing protein, producing the protein MQSFRTEIENPVVEKDVIELANKIELFHKGKIDEEKFRSLRLARGVYGQRQEGVQMIRIKLPYGKVLSNQLRRISEVSDEYSRGRLHITTRQDIQIHYVSLDRTPELWAELERDDVTLREACGNTVRNVTASETAGIDVNEPFDVSPYADALFRFFLRNPICQEMGRKFKVSFSASDEDTGLSYMHDLGFIAKIKDGVRGFKVMLGGGLGSQPRHADELYSFLSSNKIIPLMEGVVRIFDRYGERKSRAKARMKFLLKDIGLEAFKQLVEEEQNAIEHKTVTINADTYQASTPVTIEAPQVDIKNQKAFELWKSTNVIPQKQDGYVAIGIKVLLGDFYTDKARLLADLVENYAAGEIRLSLRQNILIPFVKEDLVPFFYTELEKLGFEEAGYNKAVDITACPGTDTCNLGIASSTGIAEELERVIKNEYPQYLENNDLVIKISGCMNACGQHNMANIGFQGMSVRTPDKLVAPALQVLLGGGNKGNGQGHFADKVVKVPSKRGPEALRRILNDYDNNGKGKSFLEYYLEKGEKYFYDFLTDLSDVTNLTQDDFIDWGEEEKYKKEIGIGECAGVVIDLIATLFLESEEKIENAKVSFDNEVYSSAIYHAYSSLVNSAKAILLSENKSTNTQAGIIKDFDELFVSTEKITLGVSFSTFIYQIKTEAPTRAFALNYITNAEQFLQKVRSYRAIAVAQENDIIGVAK; encoded by the coding sequence ATGCAAAGCTTTAGAACAGAAATAGAGAATCCTGTAGTAGAAAAGGATGTCATTGAATTAGCTAACAAAATTGAACTTTTTCACAAAGGTAAAATAGATGAAGAAAAATTTCGTAGCCTACGTTTAGCACGTGGTGTTTATGGACAACGTCAAGAAGGCGTACAAATGATTCGTATTAAACTACCCTATGGTAAAGTTTTAAGTAATCAATTACGTCGTATTTCAGAAGTTTCAGATGAGTATTCTCGTGGTCGTTTACACATTACAACACGTCAAGATATTCAAATTCATTATGTGAGTTTAGATCGTACACCAGAGCTTTGGGCTGAACTAGAGCGTGATGATGTAACGCTTAGAGAAGCTTGTGGTAATACAGTACGTAACGTTACAGCTTCAGAAACTGCAGGGATTGATGTAAATGAACCTTTTGATGTCTCGCCATATGCAGATGCATTATTTCGTTTCTTTTTAAGAAATCCGATTTGCCAAGAAATGGGTAGAAAATTTAAAGTATCATTTTCTGCTTCAGATGAAGATACAGGATTGTCTTATATGCACGATTTAGGATTTATTGCTAAAATTAAAGATGGAGTGCGTGGTTTTAAAGTGATGCTAGGTGGTGGTTTAGGTTCGCAACCAAGGCATGCAGATGAATTATACAGTTTTTTATCTTCAAATAAAATTATCCCTTTAATGGAAGGAGTAGTGCGTATTTTTGATCGTTATGGAGAACGTAAAAGTCGTGCAAAGGCAAGAATGAAATTCTTATTAAAAGATATAGGATTAGAAGCATTCAAGCAATTGGTTGAAGAAGAACAAAATGCTATCGAACATAAAACAGTAACTATAAATGCAGACACTTATCAGGCATCTACCCCAGTTACTATTGAAGCACCACAAGTTGATATTAAAAATCAGAAAGCATTCGAGTTATGGAAATCTACAAACGTGATTCCTCAAAAACAAGATGGCTATGTTGCTATTGGAATTAAAGTATTGTTAGGAGATTTTTATACAGATAAAGCACGATTATTAGCAGATTTAGTAGAGAACTATGCAGCTGGTGAAATTCGTTTATCACTACGTCAAAATATATTAATTCCTTTTGTGAAAGAAGACTTGGTTCCATTTTTCTATACTGAATTAGAGAAGCTAGGGTTTGAAGAAGCAGGATATAATAAAGCAGTAGATATTACAGCGTGCCCTGGTACTGATACTTGTAATTTAGGGATAGCAAGTAGTACTGGGATTGCTGAAGAACTAGAAAGAGTTATTAAAAATGAATATCCACAGTATTTAGAAAATAACGATTTAGTGATTAAAATTAGTGGTTGTATGAATGCTTGTGGGCAACACAATATGGCAAATATTGGATTCCAAGGGATGTCTGTTCGTACACCGGATAAATTAGTAGCACCAGCACTTCAAGTATTATTGGGTGGAGGAAACAAAGGTAATGGTCAAGGTCATTTTGCAGATAAAGTAGTAAAAGTACCAAGTAAAAGAGGCCCAGAAGCTTTACGTCGTATTTTAAATGATTACGATAACAATGGGAAAGGGAAATCATTTTTAGAATATTATTTAGAAAAAGGAGAAAAATACTTCTATGATTTCTTAACTGACCTTTCAGATGTAACTAACCTTACTCAAGACGATTTTATCGATTGGGGAGAGGAAGAAAAATACAAAAAAGAGATTGGTATTGGGGAATGTGCAGGTGTAGTTATCGATTTAATAGCAACACTATTTTTAGAAAGTGAAGAGAAAATTGAAAATGCAAAAGTATCATTTGATAATGAAGTGTATTCAAGTGCTATTTATCATGCATATAGTTCATTAGTGAATTCCGCAAAAGCTATATTATTATCAGAAAACAAATCAACAAATACCCAAGCAGGAATTATTAAAGATTTTGATGAGTTATTTGTGAGTACCGAAAAAATAACTTTAGGAGTATCATTTTCAACATTTATTTATCAAATCAAAACAGAGGCACCAACAAGAGCATTTGCTTTAAATTATATTACTAATGCAGAGCAATTTCTTCAAAAAGTAAGATCATATCGTGCTATTGCAGTAGCCCAAGAGAATGATATAATTGGAGTAGCAAAATAA
- the cobA gene encoding uroporphyrinogen-III C-methyltransferase, producing MNIIPKLTVVGAGPGDPDLITLKAIKAIKSADVILYDALINVDLLNYASSETEIIYVGKRKGCYAYQQDQINELIVSRAKSHGHVVRLKGGDPFIFGRGAEEMDYVNEFNIETEMVPGISSALAVPASQGIPLTKRGASESFWVITGTTKQHKLSDDVKLAAKSSATIVILMGMSKLNEIVNVFLAENKKDKPVAIIQNGTRDNETYGFGTIETISDVVAEKNLSNPAIIVIGEVVKERVNLNSIYENVKEEVVTI from the coding sequence ATGAATATAATACCTAAGTTAACAGTTGTAGGAGCAGGGCCTGGAGATCCGGATTTAATTACACTTAAAGCTATTAAAGCCATTAAATCTGCAGATGTCATTTTGTATGATGCACTTATAAACGTAGATTTGTTAAATTATGCGTCTTCTGAAACAGAAATTATTTATGTAGGAAAGCGTAAAGGGTGCTATGCATATCAGCAAGATCAGATTAATGAATTGATTGTAAGTAGAGCAAAAAGCCATGGTCATGTAGTAAGGTTAAAAGGGGGAGATCCATTTATTTTTGGAAGAGGCGCAGAAGAAATGGATTATGTGAATGAATTTAATATAGAAACAGAAATGGTGCCTGGAATATCTTCAGCTTTAGCTGTACCAGCAAGTCAAGGTATTCCATTAACAAAAAGGGGGGCATCAGAAAGTTTTTGGGTGATTACTGGCACAACAAAACAGCATAAGTTGTCGGATGATGTAAAATTAGCAGCAAAGTCATCTGCAACTATTGTAATTTTAATGGGAATGAGTAAATTGAATGAAATTGTTAATGTGTTTTTAGCTGAAAATAAAAAAGATAAACCGGTAGCAATTATTCAAAACGGAACCAGAGATAATGAAACTTATGGTTTTGGAACTATAGAAACCATAAGTGATGTTGTTGCAGAAAAGAACTTATCAAACCCTGCAATAATTGTTATTGGAGAAGTAGTAAAAGAACGTGTAAATCTAAATTCGATTTACGAAAACGTAAAAGAAGAAGTAGTTACAATTTAG
- a CDS encoding bifunctional precorrin-2 dehydrogenase/sirohydrochlorin ferrochelatase gives MNDRNNLYPIFLKMNNLKVLIVGGGFVAEEKLSFLLKSSPDAEITIVSPMFREGTVELAKKGNVTLVESEYHKRFLKGNHIVIATTDIPKINIKVYKHCRKRDKLVNVADNPPYCDFYMGGIVTKGNVKVAISTNGQSPTTAKRLRQFFEDVIPENVDDLVKNLNEYRKTIKGDFEEKVEVLNEFTKGLIEKKA, from the coding sequence ATGAACGACAGAAATAATCTATATCCTATTTTTTTAAAGATGAATAATCTTAAGGTTCTTATTGTAGGTGGTGGATTTGTAGCTGAAGAAAAACTATCATTTTTATTAAAGTCAAGTCCGGATGCAGAAATAACCATAGTATCTCCTATGTTTAGAGAAGGTACGGTTGAGTTGGCAAAAAAAGGAAATGTAACACTTGTAGAAAGCGAATATCATAAACGCTTTTTAAAAGGGAATCATATTGTAATAGCAACAACAGATATCCCAAAAATAAATATTAAAGTATATAAACATTGTCGAAAAAGAGATAAATTAGTAAACGTAGCCGATAATCCACCATATTGTGATTTTTATATGGGAGGGATCGTTACAAAAGGTAATGTAAAAGTAGCTATTTCGACCAATGGCCAATCACCTACGACAGCAAAACGATTGCGTCAATTTTTTGAAGATGTCATCCCAGAGAATGTAGATGATTTGGTGAAAAACTTAAACGAGTATAGAAAAACAATAAAAGGAGACTTTGAAGAGAAAGTCGAAGTTTTAAACGAATTCACAAAAGGATTAATAGAAAAAAAAGCTTAA